The genomic segment tttttcagttttggactACTGTGTGTAGAAAACAGGTGACCTGAAGATACatctttaatttttctttcacacacagAATTATCAATCCTTAAAATTTACTACTTGCAGTCTTGGTTGTGGCTGGCTTGCTAGGTTGATGACTAGCTGTGATCAGAAGCAGCTGTAGCAGCACCTACTAAACCCAACCTGCATCAGAGAAGAACAGACAGCTATTAAAAGGCTGACTGCGATATAAACCTCTCCAGCTTTATAATCAGGAGTGAGTCCTACTGTAAGTGAAACTAACACGCTGTTAAGTTTCCTTCCCAGAAACATGAAACATTAGATTTACTTCACCCTTTGCTCTGATCACCTCAGGGATTTGAGGAGAGGATGCTGACCTCTCCTTAGAGCAGACCTGCTTTGGTTGGAAGCTGCGCTCAGGAGCTTGCCCTCTTCCAGGAGGTCTGAACATCAACTGGAGCTGATTTTTTGTTCTTGGTGTAGACAGAGAGGAGGATAGTGAGAGAGGGGCCTTACATATATAAACTTTCATGGCTGATTTCAGAGCAACAGCAACCCCCTTGTTGTATCATAATACGCTGGCTTGTCTTCTGATCACCTCCTCCACTTAAATTGCCAAATCCTCAACAGCTCAGGCATAAAGATTCCTCCACTACAGCTTTTCCTGTTTTTACAGAGTACATatgtgtattttctgcagactgGGAGAAGCCCAGTTTATTTCAAGTGTTTATATTATTTCAATGCCGTGCCACTTTGCTTCAAgttagcactgctgtgtttgaaaCATTTTATTCTTGGCAGTGTGTAGTTTTCACACAAagatgcacaaacacatcacaTATTAGATTGGATGCTGAGCAGCCTCCTCACATTATGgaatattttatacatttcGATCCACATGAGGCAGGGATGGCATTTTTAGACTGACACACAGATGCAAATTAGTATGCAAAGCTCTGGTGTGCTCACAGTGAGTCCAGACACATTTTTGTCAAGCTTTAATTTTATTGCAGATTTAACTGTACCTTGTTGAAAACTTTCATAAACAGTCAACACAGAAACTAAATATATGTGGCATTTCTCAGAAGTGTCAGTGTTGTCATATAAGTCACCAGGACGTTTCCTGTTTCACAATGAAAGAAATTAGTTGCTATTTCTGACAGACAGCTGTGCATTTTCCTGTTGCATTTCTGACTACTTGGTGACAAAAATTAGCATAATGCTTGAGTAAAAACCCCAATCAATTAAACTGTaactgcattctttctaatacCCATTGGAGGGAAACTACCTTTCCCTTTGACCTTTACCATGACTTTATGGTTTCATCCACTGGTTTCAGGTCATGCTAAATACTGAGCTTTGAGACAGAGCTGGGTGTTATACCGTGTCCTCACTTTTAGCCTCaagtgttagcatgctaacacatgTGAATCGGCCTTAAACACAGAGCAACATTACCTATGAGGCTGATGCACGAGGTGGCTGGCCGATTACAATTGAAGGGAATTTTTCTTAAATTAACTCAACTCCTAAGCCTGTGCTATGTGAGTATGTGAAGGTTGGGGTTTGACATCTTTTGAAAACTTGGCAGTTTGACAAGATTTAGACGTGGACGGGAGCCCTCTGGCCAGTTCTCGGTAATCCATCCTGTTCCTGAAACTAGCCCTACACACCAACTTTGCTACTCAGTGAGCATTTTGAGATTGCAAAGACCTTCCACTGAGTAATGCAAAGATCATTTTGGCAATTACTGTATAACAGTCAGCATACATTAGTGTATTCCTCATGCATACTAATCTCCTGTTTGGTCCATTAAGAATTCAATTAATGATCTAACTAATGAATGAATTTACACACAGATATTTGGACACTCAAATAAAATGCAGTTCTTATGTCTGACTCGtgctgtgtctgtctgtctttcaggAACCTACCAAGGCCAGTGGCTGGGAGGGATGCGCCACGGCTATGGTGTGCGACAGAGTGTGCCGTACGGCATGGCAGCTGTCATCCTCTTCCCTCTGCGAACATCTATAAACTCTCTCCGCTCTGAGCACAGCCATGGCCCTCCTGCTGTGCTGGAGGACGGCACTGCCACCACGCCTACAGATGGGGTGGTGGCCGGACTGGCTGGGAGCCCAGTGGGCCGGGTGGGTTTGCTCTTGTGGCACCGAGTGAGGCCGAAcggcagagaaagagaaaaggccGCTTTCGGCAGTCTATCCTAAGTGGCCTGAAGCTTCGGCGCTCTGAGTCCAAAAGTTCCCTAGCCAGTCAGCTCAGCAAGCAGAGCTCCTTCTGCAGCGAGGCTGGCATGAGCACCGTCAGCTCTGCTGCATCTGACATCCACTCCAACACCAGTGAGAGTGAACAGGGAGCTCCTGTGGATGCCACTGTCACTGAGATGTATGCTGGAGAGTGGAGGAGTGACCAGAGAGCTGGCTGGGGCGTGAGCAGGCGCTCAGATGGCCTGCATTATGCAGGCGAATGGGTGGGCAACAAGAGGCACGGATATGGCTGCACCACCTTCCCCGATGGCACCAAGGAGGAGGGAAAATACAAGCAGAATGTGCTGGTGAGCGGAAAACGCAAAAACCTGATCCCACTGAGGGCCAGTAAAATCCGAGAGAAGGTGGACCGAGCTGTGGAAGCTGCGGAGAAGGCCGCGGACATCGCCAAGCAGAAAGCAGAGATTGCTGTGTCGAGGTTAGACCTTCCACTATTCTGGTCACCTTTTCGTAGGAATAATTTGAACGTATCTCATTAGATAGAGCTGGTGACACACCTCTGTGCACCCAGCAAGATTAAGCAACATTAAATCCTCTGAAGTCTAAGACATCACTGGTGACGACCCTCGGCCCAAGGCCTAATCGTCGCCCTTAGTTTGACAAAACTGGCGTGAATAAAAAGAACAAGTGGTATATTACAAACTATGGTGTGCTTTGCATTACTAACCAATTATCTGTTCCTGTGTGGTGGGGTAGTGCTTTATATTGTCTATATTGTTTCATAGGGAGCCATAGCACATATTTAGCCCTTCAAAGGCTAATCAAGCtacatttttttaactgcaaACTTTTTGACCGACAGTCTTGCTTCCTTTTCGATAAAACGTATTTTTTGCAGTCTCGTATGAAAGTTTCACTTCGATATTACGAATACCTGGATATTGTTTAGGAGAACATTTTTATTACTTCATAGATACAAAGTAATTTATCGTAAAATACACACACGTTTTGACTTTGTTGTTTCTGCCTGTCCTGTTCAGGATGAGCCACGCTCGTGGGAAGGCAGAGGCCGCAGAAGGTGTGGCGCAGAAAGCCACGGAGGAGTGTCGACTGGCTCGGATAGCTGCCAAAGAGCTCTCACCCTCCTTTCATATCTATGGCAATGGTTAGTAGATGCACAAGTGTCAGTACATTAAATGTAACAAATGTAACAAAGCACTATGTGAGAATCAGTCtgtttaccatttaccaaaacTAACCAACGGGGTCGGTAGCAAGTAACAGTTAGCTAGATAATGTTAGCTTAAGCTAATTTCACACTTTACATGTTCTTGTTATGATCCTGCTTTCACAAATGAGTTATATGATATGTAGCATGCATAAATAAGAGCTAAATGCTAACTAGCTTAGCTTAGATGAGTTGTGGCCTTCCCCGTCTGATGGACGACTGGTTTCTGAGGCCCTGTTGTGAGTGTTTCTCAATATGACCGATATGACCTCAGATGTGTGCCTGTGCTCACAGAGGTCAAGACAGAAAGCCATTTTTCCACAGACCTCTATAGAACTGGAAGCCATAAAAAGCAATTTTAGCATTGcaaaaggaaagaaggaaaaaagcatttttttgtaGTAAATGCTGTAAATGAATTTGTCATTTGGCAAATTATGCAGTCAATTAATGGTAGAAAAAAGCAAATTGCTTAGATATTTGTGTATATGGTATATTTCGTCTCAATTTTAAAGCCATAAACAAACTATTTGTTTATGGAGGCAAAATAATTAAcctataaatataaaacaaaggtATCACAACCTGTCTATTTGTTTTTTGCCTTCAGGCTTTTCTCTTAGCTTCACTGATTCTATAGTACTCTGTGTTTTTTAGATTTTCTGCAGAGATTTGTTTGAGATAATTATGAGTCATAGctaaatgattcaaatgcacaAATTTTCTTAAAACCTACATGCAAAAGTACGCCTGCTGGAACCTTTACAGATTAATAAAGTAAGTGTGAATTTGCTTTTAAGTGTACGCCTAGTGCTACACACATTTTAATCTCATAATAAACACCATGCTACAAAGGATTAGCCTGTGAGAATTCAAATTAAATCAAGTATATTCACTTTCATAATCCTCTCTAAGCTGGCAGCACGAGGCTCCGTTTGTTTGCAGCTCTTCTCCTCCTTTTGTGTGCCGATGACACTCAAACATACTCGCGCTGTAGGCTTTGCTTTGGGTGGGTGCCAAATCACCTCACTGGTGCTATTCTCCTGTTTTCATAGGGCTCGAATGTCAGCGGCCCAAACACCAGGGCGCCAAGGACAAAGACCATGAGGTCATCTCCACAGGAACAGACAGTCCAGAGCTGTGCACTCCCGACACCACGCCACCTGTGATAACACCTGATCTTAGCCCCGTGCTGAGTGTACCCACCTCACCTCCCCACAGTCCACTCAAACACACCCATCGCCCCAGGAATGCTTGCTTCATGCGCCAGAGCGCCGTGGACGATCAGGGCGGGGCTGAGATCCAGGTGCTGGTAGAGGGGCGAGGGATGGATCTGCCGAGGGGCGGGGCTAACAATTGGAGCGACGACATGTATCCGGATCGAGCGGGTAGCAGTCGCTCCACTACACCCTCCCTTCTGGAAGAGCAGGAGGGACAAATAAATGGCCACGAACAAGCCCCTATGTCCAACCACAAGTCACGGGAGAAATCCATTTCCAATCACAAGTCCCGGGACCATGCTTCCTCCTACAGAGCCTGGGAGCATTCCTTTTCCAACCAAAAGCTCTCCAAGCACGCCTCTTCCAATCACAAATCAAGAGACTACTCATTGTCCAATCACAAAACATGGGATCATTCATCCACCAATCACAAAACCTGCGAGCATGCCTCTTCCAACTACAAGCCACAGGTGCACATTTTATCCAATCACAAGGCCTTGGATCACAACACGTCCAATCACAAGACTTCTGAGCATGCTTCTTCCAATCACAAGCCCCAAGAATATATCTCGTCCAATCACAATGCCAAGGACCACGTCTCTTCATCTCTTTACAATCCTCGAGAGCACGTCTACTCCAACCACCATCCAAAGCAGCACAACCACTCCAACCACAAGCTTAATGAGCATGCTGTAATCGACCAAAGGCTAGACGGCCACACCGGGGGCTGGACTGCTGAAAGCACTCTTAGGTGGAGCCCCGCCCACTCGCGCCTGACAGAGCAGGACGAGGAGAAGATGAATGACTATACAGTCGACATGAGGCTGCACTGTCCGGACTCGCAGACTTCTCGGGGGCTGGGACAAGAGTCCCCGGCCCCCAAGAACAACAGGCTGCGATCCAGAGGCCTTCGACCAGTCAGAGAAGGATCCATGGACTCTGTACAGATGCTGGACAACCTGAATGTGGGGGCAGAGCTGGAGGAGTGGCCACTGCACAGGGACCTCACCCTCTCCCCGCCTCTAAAGTCTCAGCCCATCACTCTGGAGCAGGAAGGAGAGCAATTCACCCTCAAATCAAACTCAGTGAGTCCGCACTGCTCTGTCAGGCTAATGGTTCATTTTTTAACAGATAATAACAAAACGTTTGCTGTCGCCACAACACactgataaaaaaagaaaaagagctgtGCGATAAGACCTACATATTTTACTTAAATGCAACAAAACTAGtgtaaaattaatatttaaaggAAGAGCTATATGTTTACCTAAACTTCACGTTTTAGTCACAGTGCCAGTGTAAAGTCCTCAATGATAAGAATCAAATGATTTTTCAGATTAATAGACTTTTAGTGTTCAAAATGCCAAGATTTATTAGACaggaaatttgaaaaaaaaaagtcaagaaaAATCATTTTTCCCAGTGTTAGACGACAGTGGGATATGAAAGTCGCTGCTGAATCATCAGCACAGCAGATAAACATCTGTCTTGAAATTATTAAGAGCATAAAAAGAAGACAATTGGACTTCCTGAAGTTCTTTGGAGACGTTTCACCTCCTTTCTAGCTTTTCAAGCTCTTAAGACTCGGGGTGACCGAGAACCTGCACAGACGCCTGTGTTGGAAAATATCTATCACTTTGATAAGAATCAAAGGTACGAAAATATCACAATTAACCCCAcattgttacattttttatttttacactgaaCAAAGGAACTTTCAATGGACAGATTACTGATCCAAGAACTTCCCAAAAACTGCTAACATGTGGTGTTCCTGCATGCAGAGATTCAAAACTACAACAAtcgaaaaacaaaacagcatctCAACAAAAAGGTATGAACTAGCCAAAAGATTCCTAAAACAATTAAGGAAAGAATCAAAATGAGCACAAAGTGAAACTGAATGCTTACAGAttcacaaaacaacaaaaggacGGCAAACACTACAAAAaggtaaaataatgaaaaaaataactcgaAAGGATCTCAAGactgaaaaatgtctgaaaacaCCTACAAAGATTCTGTATGAATGTAAAAAGGCAAAATATGAATACACAGACTcgtaaaaccaaaacaaaaggtGGTAAAACACCTTCAGCTGACTCAAAGTTACTACAGAAATACACAAATTGATTACAAAGACtcaaaaaaacatgacaaaaggAGGGACACCACAGCAAAATGTTACCAGATGACTACAAGGACACTCCAAAAAACTACAGACAGACTATAAGGGTCCATGAAAAGGCACCCTGAGGTCTTCATGAGTGACactgtggcttttaaaaaaaaaatttccagtCACCACACTAAattgattgaaaaaaaaagattaccaGGTGTTACAAGGTGTGTAGCTGTGAGATTAGCTGAGAAACTCAATTTTCCCACTACACAATTCAAAAGTCCATCACCACAAAGGGTCTAAAATGGAACCGAAATCCAGAAGTGCTCTGGTTTTAGAAGCGTTTCCTTATTTCTCTTCCCTTataaatgcattatttacacAGTGTCTTCAGTACAAGACTTTCCTGCATCAGTCATGGTGGATGATTGCAAGAACGACACCAAGGAGCCAGAGCCTGTAGTGTGTCCACTAGATGACGCACCCGTTGTTATTGCCTTCTTATTCCATAGGTAGACGTGGACATGTGTGGGGTTGGCATTATCATGAGGAAGTTGTGTTTACAAAAATCttgtaaatgtattttacatgtagtttgCACCAGTGAGGTCTAAGCGTGCCCTCTGACGGACCACAGCGACGGTTTTCTGGTGATCAGTACATAGTTAACTTTGTGAACAAGCCTTAAAATAATCAGCATAACATCAAGTTACCAAGTATTCTTTTTGAGTTTCACAAAAACATTTAGGTATTAGGGTATTATTTTTGTAATTCttcaaatttcattttttggggggcggggttttcttcttcttcctcttacAGAGCACCAGAGTGCATGCTTACATAAGATACTTTCAACAGATGTCCAGAAAACCACAAACACAAGTACCAGTTGAAGAATTTAAACAAGTAATTAAGTAACTAAACCTTGTGTTTTGAGtgtatgaagtaaaaaaaaagcagactcACGACACATAAaataggggtggctgtagctcaggtggcagagcaggtcagccactaatcagaaggtcggtggttcgatcccaggctgcctcctgaCTGCATgacaaatatccttgggcaagatactaaccccatgtttgcctactggtggtggtcagagggcctctgtcagtgcgccccagggcagctgtggctacaatgtagctgccattgccagtgtgtgaatgactgaatgtagtgtaaagtgctttggggtccttagggactagtaaagcgctatacaaatgcaggccataaAATATAATTGAGATTCACATCTATTACGTTATTTTGCCCAGACTGAAATCTTTAAGGCAAAGTGCACATGAGCAGAAAGTGCAGCCCAACTCTAACCTCTAACCTCTGTTGTCTCCATTGTTAAATCTTGACTGGAGTCTGAgtggctgtgtttgtgtttccactGAGATCGTCGGTGCTGTAACTGGACTAactgcttttttctctcttctcttgtCTCCTAGGGCTCCAGCTCTATTCTGGTGGTTATGGTCATTTTACTCAATATTGGAGTAGCCATTCTTTTCATTCACTTCTTTATTTAAGCTTATACAGGTATGATCTACTAAGACTTATTGATAACTACGGTATATTATATGATTACTTAATGAGATGGACGTTCTGTCTATTCGACCGGAGCCCGCAGCCCGAGTGACGACACAGCAGAGCCTTTCTATTGTTGCTACTGTCTTTTTCACCTCTGTTGAAGCCCATTTCAGTTTCTACAAAGACACCATTCCTTTTCAAATGCTTATTTTGAACTTTCATACGATATAACTTCCATAGAACATCCACATGTTAAAAGGCGGTTGAATTAGAGTCAGGAGAAAGTAAGAAAACGCAGCTTTAGACTAGCGTGTTGTTTCGGACTCACGTGCACGGCTGCCCGTCACTGACAGATCAGTGGACTGGAGATGGCACAGGCACTGTTGCCCATTTTTCCACCAGTCTAGAAAAGAATATAGCAACCCATGTTTCCTGGTTATCATGAGAAACACACTCAGTCCTAAGCCCCCTTTTGCCTTTGAAcccttttcctttccttcaaATCCATCAGTCTCTATTCGCACTATGCGCTACAGAACTATGCTGCAAGAGTAGATCCATTTTAAAGGGCTCCGTCAttattcttttctctttttccccctACTACATAAACACGCAACCATTGCATGAGGCTGtgtgagattttaaaaagtgcatttttctATCCCTTTAACATCACTGTTCTGTCTTCATTTGTGCGCACTTCATCCTGATGGTCACCTCTCGATTGTCAGAGACTTCACATTCAACCAAAATCACAGAGTATGACCAAATCATATTTGATTTGCGAAATCAAATGCCAGCGACCAACACATGCCAAGCCCTCCTGGGTCTAATCCGAGAGGAACTTTCTGAATTCATTACAAGTAAAGTGGAACCACATAAACACGTTTGCGTGCATAATAAACCgaacaaaaagcaaaagaaaaaaaaacatttaactgCTGACATACTGAGGAGAGGTATCAGCCTTGCCCCTTTGTACAGCCTTGAGACTGTTATGTTATAATCACTAATTCTAATATATAAGTGTATGTGTCattattcttcaagtttgtTACTTTTTGCAGTTTGCAAGACAGAGAGAATGCTGAGTGCCtcgtatttattcattttggtTCTCAAATTGATTTAAAAGCCGACCCTAGATCAAACACCCCACGGGCAGGCTAAGAGGAGACAAATAAccttgaaaattaaaaaaaaaaggcgatCCCCATCCTACGGCCCTCCACACAATCAGCCCTTCCCTCTTCACCCTGAAATGGCATGCActgttttgtctctctctcccagtcaaaaagggaaaaatggGGTTTCTACGGTGTCATTTCcagaaaactgtttttttggGACCGGATGAGATTTTTGTTTCCAGCATGTTTGTTTAGCCTGCTCAATCTGGTGTCAGTTTGTGAGTTTCTCCCTCTTGTCTCTCTTATCCAGCAACACAAGGCTACGTGAGACATGGAGAGCAGTGTAAAATAAACGCTAGCTTTTAACTCTCAGTGGATACTGAAATGTCCCGAGTTTATGAATGATATAAAAGAAACTCTCTGCTACTGTATGTTTTATACTTCGCACCCAGTGGCATCATCATGTTGTGACATCATTGCATGCCCGAGCATGCTCTTTCTTACTCTTTGGTTTATGAGGTTGTTTCAAAGTTAATGTGgagaaaataatgaaatgtttgaaattaaAGAGCTTGGTGTGGTTATTACTGATATTATTACTGAAAGTAATTTCATCTACAGCCCATACTACAGCTAGTACAGACTACATGTTGAGGGGGAAGTCTAAAAGCTATCTGCCGGCACTttatgtcaaactcattttacattgttttaCACAGCCCACTTTGGTCTCATGTGAAGTGGACCAGTGAAACTTCCCTTTCTGTCAGTATATAAGAGgtatataagaaaaagaagtgcaactTTCCTATGTGGTAAAGAAAGACTGCTGTAGTATATGAACGCAGTCTGTCAACATGACTCTTTGGCCTTAAATTGGAAGAactaaatgtgtaaaatatagaaatatatcACTTTATTGTTTTGGTGTCGTATCAATGGCCATAGGCAGGTCTTTAACTGTAGGAAAAGCTCtaaaacttatgaaaatacagttaaaagtctaaCATGTCCACATTTTCCAAAGGCATCCTTTGAGCCACATTGGAGTCTTTGCTAGCCCAATTCtggcccccgggccttatgtttgacaccccatTGCAAAAATTGCAGTTCCTGAAGTGGCCACCTATAGACAATCCCCATagacataaatattaaaatgcccaactttacagcagaaataaacatgtttagagTCTAGAGCAGTATCAGTCTATAGAGATCGTATCCTCATTAATGCCAACTGTATGTGGGGCAATTTAAATAAATTTCACCTCTTTAAAGAATATTACAGCTGTAATCTTTGGCATGGCCACTCTGACAGGTTGGTGTATTTTGTCTGACTTAGCATTTGTTTCTACTAAAAGACCAACACGTTCTCATTAATGCCATGTTATGCACAAGGTGTCCTCTGGTGTTGTTGTCCTGATGCACCTGCTGCAGCATTATTGTCTGCCTAGAGAAGTCTTCTCCATTTCCGAGCCCATGGTTGGACCTTTAGAGGTGAAGCAGTGAAATAAGCTGCAGGTATATAAGC from the Oreochromis niloticus isolate F11D_XX linkage group LG1, O_niloticus_UMD_NMBU, whole genome shotgun sequence genome contains:
- the jph3a gene encoding LOW QUALITY PROTEIN: junctophilin-3 (The sequence of the model RefSeq protein was modified relative to this genomic sequence to represent the inferred CDS: inserted 3 bases in 2 codons) codes for the protein MSTGGRFDFDDGGRTAXGWEQGKAHGRGVCTGPQGQGEYAGAWSHGFEVLGVYTWPSGNSYKGTWAQGKRHGIGVETKGRWEYRGEWTQGFKGRYGQLESTASGARYEGTWSNGLQDGYGTETYSDGGTYQGQWLGGMRHGYGVRQSVPYGMAAVILFPLRTSINSLRSEHSHGPPAVLEDGTATTPTDGVVAGLAGSPVGXGGFALVAPSEAERQRKRKGRFRQSILSGLKLRRSESKSSLASQLSKQSSFCSEAGMSTVSSAASDIHSNTSESEQGAPVDATVTEMYAGEWRSDQRAGWGVSRRSDGLHYAGEWVGNKRHGYGCTTFPDGTKEEGKYKQNVLVSGKRKNLIPLRASKIREKVDRAVEAAEKAADIAKQKAEIAVSRMSHARGKAEAAEGVAQKATEECRLARIAAKELSPSFHIYGNGLECQRPKHQGAKDKDHEVISTGTDSPELCTPDTTPPVITPDLSPVLSVPTSPPHSPLKHTHRPRNACFMRQSAVDDQGGAEIQVLVEGRGMDLPRGGANNWSDDMYPDRAGSSRSTTPSLLEEQEGQINGHEQAPMSNHKSREKSISNHKSRDHASSYRAWEHSFSNQKLSKHASSNHKSRDYSLSNHKTWDHSSTNHKTCEHASSNYKPQVHILSNHKALDHNTSNHKTSEHASSNHKPQEYISSNHNAKDHVSSSLYNPREHVYSNHHPKQHNHSNHKLNEHAVIDQRLDGHTGGWTAESTLRWSPAHSRLTEQDEEKMNDYTVDMRLHCPDSQTSRGLGQESPAPKNNRLRSRGLRPVREGSMDSVQMLDNLNVGAELEEWPLHRDLTLSPPLKSQPITLEQEGEQFTLKSNSGSSSILVVMVILLNIGVAILFIHFFI